From Pseudonocardia autotrophica, one genomic window encodes:
- a CDS encoding cupin domain-containing protein has translation MAVPRFPATPDVPEIDCSDQPMFVGRVRARFARPGGRAGDLTVLATTFDPGAGTVWHSHDTDQVLVLTAGAGLVDYDDGDTVPLTAGDTVVVDRGRRHRHLADAAEGMTHLSVTGPGESHLLG, from the coding sequence CGCTTCCCCGCCACTCCGGACGTCCCGGAGATCGACTGCAGCGACCAGCCGATGTTCGTCGGCCGGGTCCGCGCCCGGTTCGCCCGGCCCGGCGGGCGGGCCGGCGACCTGACCGTGCTGGCGACGACGTTCGACCCCGGCGCGGGCACGGTCTGGCACAGCCACGACACCGACCAGGTCCTCGTCCTGACGGCCGGGGCGGGCCTGGTCGACTACGACGACGGCGACACCGTCCCGCTCACCGCCGGCGACACCGTCGTCGTGGACCGGGGGCGCCGGCACCGGCACCTCGCCGATGCCGCCGAGGGGATGACGCACCTGTCGGTGACCGGCCCCGGCGAGAGCCACCTCCTCGGATAG